A window of Plantibacter sp. PA-3-X8 genomic DNA:
GCGTCTCATCGAGGCGGGCGAGCTGGAGGAGGTCCTCGACGAGCGCACCCATGCGGATGGCCTCCTTCTCGATGCGCTCCATGGCCTGTGCCACGTCCTGCGGCGTCTGGAGGGCACCCATCCGGTAGAGCTCGGCGTAGCCGCGCACGGAGACGAGCGGGGTGCGGAGCTCGTGGCTCGCATCCCCGACGAAGTTGCGCATCTGCTCGATGGTCTTCCCGCGATCCGAGTACGCGCGGTCGATGCGAGCCAGCATCGTGTTGAGTGATCGGCTGAGTCGCCCCACCTCGGTGTTCGGTGTCGAGCCGGCGAGTCGCTGGCTGAAGTCGCCGTCGGCGAACGCGGCGGCCGTCCGTTCCACCTGGCGGAGCGGTTCGAACGTGCCGGTCACCAGCCACCGGGTGAGGAGCGCTCCGACCACGATGATGAGCACGCCGAGGACGAAGAAGATCGTGAGGTAGGTCGCGATGGTGTTGTCGGTGCCCTGCATCGAGATGGCGACCCATGCCGCTCCCGTGCGGAACCCGTCGAGGGTGACCGGGACGGAGACCGCGTGGTACACGATCGTGCCACTCGCGTTGGTGGTCGTGTAGATCTGGGTCCCGCTCGCGGCGACGTCGTTCGCGCTGAGGTGCGCCGGGTGTTCGGGAGCGATGCTGTCGTCCCACCCGGACGAGGCGCGGAGTTCGCCGTTCGTGTCGTACACGGCGACGAACAGCGTCGAGGGGGCGTCGAGCTGGAGTTGTCCGTCCTCGGAGATCTCACCGACGATCTTGCCCTTGGCGGCAGTGACCAGACTGTCGTTCGCCTGCTGGGTGAGGACCTCTTTGAGGAGCGGGGTCGTCCCCATGCCCGCGACGAGCAGGCCGAAGGCGAGGACGAGCACCGTCACCCCGGTGATCTTCGTCCGGAGTGAGACGCTGCTCCACCAGGTGGACAGGGAATCGGCCATCGGGTGGGGGCTACGCCTTTCCGGCCTTGAGCATGTAGCCGAATCCGCGCTTGGTCTGGATGAGCGGCTCGCTGGAGAACTGGTCGAGCTTCCTGCGCAGGTAGGAGATGTAGCTCTCGACGATGCCGGCGTCGCCGTTGAAGTCGTACTCCCAGACGTGGTCGAGGATCTGGGCCTTCGACAGGACACGGTTCGGGTTGAGCATGAGGTAGCGGAGGAGCTTGAACTCGGTCGGGCTGAGGTCGATCGGGGTATCGCCGACGAGGACCTCGTGGGTGTCCTGGTCCATCGTCAGCTCGCCGGTGCGGATCACTGCATCCTCGTCGGCCTGCATGGTCCGGCGAAGGATGGCCTTGATGCGTGCCACGATCTCGTCGAGGCTGAACGGCTTGGTGACGTAGTCGTCGCCGCCGACCGTGAGGCCCGTGATCTTGTCCTCGGTGTCGTCCTTCGCGGTGAGGAAGAGGATGGGCGCCGTGTAGCCGGCGCTGCGGAGGCGCTTGGTGACGCCGAAGCCGTTCATGTCCGGCAGCATCACGTCGAGGATGATGAGGTCGGGCTCCTCCTCGAGGACCGCTGAGATGGCGGCTGCGCCGTTGCCCACGGCACGGACGGCGAAGCCGGCGAATCGCAGGCTGGTGGTGAGGAGGTCGCGGATGTTCGGTTCGTCGTCGACGATGAGGATGCGGGGTCCGGTCATGACACCATTATCTGCACGTTTCTTGAGACTTTTCTGAGAGCCTGTTTCACGCGGTCTGCAGGGCGTGGGCGTCGAGGATCGTGTAGCTGTAGCCCTGTTCGGCGAGGAAGCGTTGGCGGTTCTGCGCGAACTCCTGATCGACCGTGTCGCGCGACACCAGCGTGTAGAAGCTCGCGGTGAGTCCCGTGGACTTCGGGCGCAACAGGCGGCCGAGACGCTGCGCCTCCTCCTGTCGTGAACCGAACGATCCCGACACCTGGATGGCGACGGTCGCTTCGGGCAGGTCGACCGAGAAGTTCGCGACCTTCGAGACGACGAGCACCTGCTCGGTGCCGTCGCGGAAGGCCTGATAGAGCCGTTCGCGCTCGTCGACCGGCGTTGCGCCCGTCAACTGCGGGGCACCGAGCGTCTCTGCCAGCTCCTCGATCTGATCGAGGTACTGCCCGATGACGAGGATCTGCTCGCCACGGTGCCGTTCGACGAGCTGCCGGACGACGTCGAGCTTCGCCGGGGCGGTCGCCGCGAGGCGGTATCGCTCGTCGTCGGCGGATGCGGCGTAGGTGAGTCGGTCCGCCTGGGGCAGGTCGACGCGCACCTCGAAGCACGCGGCGGGGGAGATGAAGCCCTGCGCCTCGATCTCCTTCCACGGGGCGTCGAACCGCTTCGGGCCGATGAGCGAGAAGACGTCGCCCTCGCGGCCGTCCTCCCGGATGAGCGTCGCCGTCAGGCCGAGGCGACGCCGCGCCTGCAGCTCGGCGGTGAGCTTGAAGACGGGTGCCGGGAGCAGGTGCACCTCGTCGTAGACCACGAGGCCCCAGTCCATGGCGTCGAGCAGCGCGAGGTGGGCGTACTCGCCCTTCCGCTTGGCCGTGAGGATCTGGTAGGTCGCGATCGTGACCGGCTTGACCTCCTTCACCTGCCCCGAGTACTCGCCGATCTCCTCGGCGGTGAGGGAGGTGCGCTTCAACAGCTCGTCGCGCCACTGCCGTGCCGACACCGTGTTCGTGACGAGGATCAGGGTGTTGGTGGACGCCGTCGCCATCGCCCCGGCGCCGACCAGGGTCTTGCCCGCACCACAGGGGAGCACCACGACGCCGGAACCGCCGGAGAAGAAGTTGTCGACCGCCTGCTGCTGATAGTCGCGGAGGTGCCAGCCGTCCTCGACCAGGTCGATCTGGTGCGGCGTGCCGGCGGTGTACCCGGCGAGGTCCTCGGCGGGCCAGCCCAGCTTCACGAGTTCCTGCTTGAGCGCACCGCGTGCCCACGGCTCGACGAGGAAGGTGTCCGGCGTCGGGTGCCCGATGAGGAGGGGCGCGATCCGCTTGGCGCCGGCCACCTCGGTCAGGATCGGGAGGTCCGTGGAGCGGAGGACGAGCTCGCCCTCCTCGGAGCGTTCGATCACGAGCCGGCCGTAGCGGTTGACGGTCTCGCGCATGTCGATCGTCACGGACGCGGGGATGGAGAACTTCGAGTACCGCTCCAGCGTCTCGATCATCTGGTCGGCATCGTGCCCGGCGGCCCGTGCGTTCCAGAGTCCGAGACGGGTGATCCGGTAGGTGTGGATGTGCTCCGGCGCGCGTTCGGGCTCGGCGAACACCGAGAGATCGTGGCGGGCGTCCTCGGCGAGCGGGTGGGCGACCTCGAGCAGCACGGTGCGGTCGCTTTGGACGATCAGTGGTCCATCAGACATAACGGTCGAGTCTACCGGCGGATCCGGTGCGCAACCCCCTGAGCGAGCGCTCAGCCGGCGATCCGGACCTCGGTGATCATCGCGAGCGGCAGGGTGCGTTCGACGTCGGCCGACCGGTCCAGACCGCGCAGGCGACCGCCGGCAAGGCTCACCGGTTCGATCGTGAACGTGGATCGGCGCTCGCCGTGCTGCAGCTGCACGGTGACCGGCGTGTGGTCGCGGACGGCGATCTCCAGTTGCTTGGCCAACCATGCGCTGCTCGTGTCGCCGCTGTCGTCGGCGCGGAGCCGCGACACCAGATCCGGTTCCGTCGAGGCGGCCGGAGCGGAGAGGTTGGTGCGCATGACCGGCTGCCGGCGGATCCGGAGCGGTGCGCCGCCGTCGTCCTCCGCGACCACCGGGTAGCGCGCGTCGTGGAGCGCCCAGTAGACCGTCGCCGCCTCGATCCGGCTGGTGAGCCGGTGCTCGTCGCTCGGACGGAGACCGAGGGCCACGAGGCTCTGGTCGACCGAGATCGCCGCGATCAGGCCGGCGTCCTCGGAGCGGATGTAGCTGCTGCGTCCAGGGTCGGCCGAGGCGTCGGCCGACGCGCGGATCGTCCCGACGCGGACGAGGCCGAATCGGGAAGCGGCCTCGGACACGAGGTACCGCAGGGGTTGAGGGACGCCGGTCAGGGAGATCGACTCGAGGTACGCGAGCAGGTCCTCGGCCGTGTCTCCGTCGGCGAGGGCCCGGGTGACGCTCGCGGTCGTGATGCGGTACCTCGACGCCTGAGCGCGCCCCTCCGGCTCCGCGAGGGCCCGGAGTCGCACGTCGAGTTCCGCCGTCGGGGGACCGAGCGCGATGACCGTCAGGTCGTCCTGGAGGACGACCTGCGACACCTCGGCGGGGAGCATGGACGCGAGCGTCGAGGCCGCGTCGGCCGCGTGGTCGTCGACGAGGAGTCGTCCGAATCCGCTGGTCGCGCCGTCGACGGTGATCCCGAGCAGCTCGGCGACCGCGTCGACCGCCCGCGTCGGCGCCACGACGGCATCCTCCGCCAACGGGTACCACCAGCTGAGCTCTTCGACCAGGTCGACGGAACCGCGCCGGTACGCCGTCAGGATGCGATCGCGGATCGTGGCCGGGATCGCGTCGCGCCAGGCTGTCGCGAGACGGAGCCAGCGTTCCGCGGTGGCCGACGCCAGCCAGGCCTCGCCGACCTCGCTCAGGCGGATGGCGGAGCCGATCGCGTCCGTGAGCCCGGCAGCCGACGCCACGGACAGGGCGAGCTCGATCTGGTC
This region includes:
- a CDS encoding response regulator transcription factor; translated protein: MTGPRILIVDDEPNIRDLLTTSLRFAGFAVRAVGNGAAAISAVLEEEPDLIILDVMLPDMNGFGVTKRLRSAGYTAPILFLTAKDDTEDKITGLTVGGDDYVTKPFSLDEIVARIKAILRRTMQADEDAVIRTGELTMDQDTHEVLVGDTPIDLSPTEFKLLRYLMLNPNRVLSKAQILDHVWEYDFNGDAGIVESYISYLRRKLDQFSSEPLIQTKRGFGYMLKAGKA
- a CDS encoding helicase-associated domain-containing protein, with the translated sequence MGEAFAIARRLRELPDDALRRLTPDRRASSARIADFFDFAEALLDDASVARRMALLDRDTLAVLAAALDGTERHSLATALGREQSEVDAALERLERDILVLDDGAGPIRPVSAVAAVFEEWTASGRPGRAELRLPAAAPTSHATRPSPDTDALASERAAGAVGIVGESLHELDREPARLLGRGAPSMPDLKRLAAAAASTPDQIELALSVASAAGLTDAIGSAIRLSEVGEAWLASATAERWLRLATAWRDAIPATIRDRILTAYRRGSVDLVEELSWWYPLAEDAVVAPTRAVDAVAELLGITVDGATSGFGRLLVDDHAADAASTLASMLPAEVSQVVLQDDLTVIALGPPTAELDVRLRALAEPEGRAQASRYRITTASVTRALADGDTAEDLLAYLESISLTGVPQPLRYLVSEAASRFGLVRVGTIRASADASADPGRSSYIRSEDAGLIAAISVDQSLVALGLRPSDEHRLTSRIEAATVYWALHDARYPVVAEDDGGAPLRIRRQPVMRTNLSAPAASTEPDLVSRLRADDSGDTSSAWLAKQLEIAVRDHTPVTVQLQHGERRSTFTIEPVSLAGGRLRGLDRSADVERTLPLAMITEVRIAG
- a CDS encoding DNA repair helicase XPB is translated as MSDGPLIVQSDRTVLLEVAHPLAEDARHDLSVFAEPERAPEHIHTYRITRLGLWNARAAGHDADQMIETLERYSKFSIPASVTIDMRETVNRYGRLVIERSEEGELVLRSTDLPILTEVAGAKRIAPLLIGHPTPDTFLVEPWARGALKQELVKLGWPAEDLAGYTAGTPHQIDLVEDGWHLRDYQQQAVDNFFSGGSGVVVLPCGAGKTLVGAGAMATASTNTLILVTNTVSARQWRDELLKRTSLTAEEIGEYSGQVKEVKPVTIATYQILTAKRKGEYAHLALLDAMDWGLVVYDEVHLLPAPVFKLTAELQARRRLGLTATLIREDGREGDVFSLIGPKRFDAPWKEIEAQGFISPAACFEVRVDLPQADRLTYAASADDERYRLAATAPAKLDVVRQLVERHRGEQILVIGQYLDQIEELAETLGAPQLTGATPVDERERLYQAFRDGTEQVLVVSKVANFSVDLPEATVAIQVSGSFGSRQEEAQRLGRLLRPKSTGLTASFYTLVSRDTVDQEFAQNRQRFLAEQGYSYTILDAHALQTA
- a CDS encoding HAMP domain-containing sensor histidine kinase, with the protein product MADSLSTWWSSVSLRTKITGVTVLVLAFGLLVAGMGTTPLLKEVLTQQANDSLVTAAKGKIVGEISEDGQLQLDAPSTLFVAVYDTNGELRASSGWDDSIAPEHPAHLSANDVAASGTQIYTTTNASGTIVYHAVSVPVTLDGFRTGAAWVAISMQGTDNTIATYLTIFFVLGVLIIVVGALLTRWLVTGTFEPLRQVERTAAAFADGDFSQRLAGSTPNTEVGRLSRSLNTMLARIDRAYSDRGKTIEQMRNFVGDASHELRTPLVSVRGYAELYRMGALQTPQDVAQAMERIEKEAIRMGALVEDLLQLARLDETRPLNVAPVDLLPIARDAALDTTAQAPGRTVQVVRDERMARAVDDDASETTGESPATADAPAQTNSTGPIFGATFNRFRRRPKPSGDATTPDTKPIAEPLTLAVPPIVLGEENKIRQVVTNLIGNALRFTPADSPIELAVGTDARAGTASIAIVDHGEGIPPQIREKIFQRFWRADSSRTRETGGSGLGLAIVASIVAAHGGTVDVTETPGGGATFRVILPLAPSAATSPIVIAGPPA